Genomic DNA from Manihot esculenta cultivar AM560-2 chromosome 15, M.esculenta_v8, whole genome shotgun sequence:
TCACTATACGTGGCAGCAGACCTACCAACGGTGCCGTCGATTGGCCTCTGCTCTTTCCAAGCGCAACATCGGCGCCGGAAGCACGGTAATCTTGTAGAATTTCCTTATCGATAAACCAAAGCTAGACTCAACCCAACTATCTTAATCGAATaaggagagttttttttttttatgcattttgaatttttagttagtactattttttaaaaaaatcactatattatttatttatttaaattgaataccgCACcgttcaaaattattaatttattttgattttgaaatcGAATGTCTATAGAGAAAATTAAATGGTAAATTTGCGAGTTTAttggaaagaaaattaaattgttaCATCAAGATtcttagttatatatatatatattttttctttaattctcATAATTTGTTGATATTTCTTTTTCGCTCTGTGAAGGAGTCCAGACTTAATTTAGTGCCCAGTTTTTGTTAATctgtaattaattttattttttaatggattaatttccatttttttaaattacagaaTAGGTGTTTAGAACCCAAAAACAACTTGATTTCTCTTACTTAGTATTCTTATTGATATTGGCAGGTAGCAACAATTGCTCCAAATGTCCCAGCCATGTATGAAGCTCATTTTGGAATTCCAATGGCTGGCGCAGTGTTAAATACTGTCAATATTCGTCTAAACGCATCAACCATCGCTTTCCTGCTGGGCCATTCAAAATCTGCAATTGTGATGGTGGACCAAGAGTTCTTTCCCTTAGCGGAGAATGCTTTGAAAATTTTAGCAGAGAAAGATAGCCATTATAACCCCCCATTGTTGATCGTTATAGCTGATGAAAGTTGTGATCCCAAGTCGCTCAAGGACGCTTTGGGAAAAGGGGCCATTGAATATGACAAGTTCCTGGAAAGTGGTGACCCCGACTTTGCTTGGAAACCACCAGAAGATGAGTGGCAGAGTATTGCTTTGGGTTATACTTCGGGCACAACAGCCAGTCCCAAGGGGGTAGTGCTCAGCCATCGAGGGGCATATCTAATGGCTTTAAGTTGTGCTATGATATGGGGTCTCAATGAAGGAGCTATTTATCTGTGGACTTTGCCCATGTTCCATTGCAATGGTTGGTGTTACCCCTGGTCGCTTGCGGCTCTTTGCGGGACAAATATCTGCTTGAGACAGGTATTGGCCACCTTaataaattctgaaaatttgCTAGAGTAgttgtttcctttttttttcttctgattTCAGTAGTGCAAAACACGTCTTCCTAACTAAATTTGAGAATTCTGCAATCACTTACTGAAAGAACCGGGTAATGAGATGTGCTCTGTTTATGCAATCAAGGTTTGCATATTCCAAAATTTGGCAGTTGACATAAGCAatatttttagattaaaattagAATGGATATTTTGaatatgtagttgttttatggtaATAGGTAGGATTTTACGTCCTATCCTATTGCTACCTAGCATAGCTGAAGTGGCTGTAAGGTAGATGTTTGGGCAGCGACGTCAATTAGGCAGAGTTGTGCTGATTAAATCTGAGGCAGTAAGTTGTAGCAAACCCTTCAAATTTGAAGGGTTTTAGGTTTAGGCAATCATGCTGCCCACTTCATAGCTGCCGCAGCCATTCATGACCCTCTGTTTCTTGGTAACATTGGGTACCAACTCTCTGTTATCCAATCAGCTCTCCCGCAGTACAGTTTCTTGCTGTGTTTAGGCCtctgaggaaaaaaaaattgaagggaCTGCTGAGCATAttaaacatttaattaattttatttatatattaaagtaaCCAGCCAATTTGATATTGCAATTCAATCACTTATATTCACTGTTTGATGGTCATTTACTTCCAATGTGGGATTCATTCTCGACAAGTGGCAATCAGTTCGATAGTTTAATTATGAAGCCTTTAACTAGCGAATTTGGGGATTGTGGTCATTAATCAGGTCAACTCGagctgttgatttttttttttgaggggTAAAATTAAGTTTTGGGAATCCCTTGATCATATAAATTCTTCCTTTTTTCTTGATATATTCTTCCATTTCTTCCCGTCTGATTTATACAGGTCACAGCCAAGGCAGTCTATTCGGCCATTGCCAACCAAGGTGTGACTCACTTCTGCGCTGCACCTGTGGTGCTCAACACCATAGTAAATGCTCCGAACGAAGAGACTATCCTTCCCTTACCTCGCGTTGTCCATGTAAACACAGCTGGTGCTGCCCCACCCCCCTCTGTTCTCTTTGCAATGTCAGAGAAAGGCTTCCGGGTTACCCATACATATGGGCTCTCAGAAACTTACGGTCCATCCACTGTGTGTGCATGGAAGCCTGAGTGGGACTCACTACCTCCCATCAAACAAGCCCGCCTCAACGCACGCCAAGGCGTGCGATATATAGGCTTGGAGGGCCTAGAAGTAGTTGACACTAAAACTATGAAACCTGTACCTGCAGATGGAAAGACCATGGGAGAAATAGTGATGCGAGGAAATCTTGTAATGAAGGGCTACTTAAAGAATCCGGAAGCTAACAAAGAAGCCTTTGCAAATGGGTGGTTTCATTCTGGTGATCTCGCTGTGAAGCATCCAGATGGGTATATAGAAATCAAGGATAGAAGCAAGGACATTATCATTTCAGGAGGTGAAAACATTAGTAGCTTGGAAGTAGAAAATGTGCTATATACGCACCCAGCAGTGTATGAAGTATCTGTGGTAGCCAGAGAAGATGAGCGATGGGGAGAGTCCCCCTGTGCTTTTGTCACATTGAAACCAGGCATGGAGAAATCTAGTGAAGGAAGTTTGGCAGAAGATATAATAAAGTTTTGTCGGTCGAAAATGCCTGCTTACTGGGTTCCAAAATCTGTTGTATTTGGACCATTGCCAAAAACTGCTACTGGGAAGATTCAAAAGCATGTGTTAAGGGCCAAGGCAAAGGAGATGGGACCTGTCAAAAAGAGCAGGTTATAGAAAATAGTGTATTCTGATGGCCTGAATAAGGATAACTCCTTTTGAATAGCCAATGTGGTATGGGTTTAGTTCCTCACAAGGCTTCTGCAGAAGTAGGATTATCTATTATTGTTCGCTTATTTCTGTTGTAAATTAAGCCATTAATATGGATTTCTCTATTTTATGTTGAAATAAAGGTAGTTTATAATacgtaaatatatattttattagtgaCTAGGAAGAGACTTCAAGTTTCTTATTCGAGTTCCTCGTATATATTTTCATCATTCTTATTAAAAGGGTCTAATTTTTAagtgtgtttttattttatttttatttttttaaatttaatttaattgatctaattcttatattttaatataattttagttaatttataaatttataaatttaataatctatacaaatatttatattatttttataataaatatattaattaaataatatatttattataaaatgttatataattattattataaaatataatttaaaacgattaaatatttaataattaaattattaattttaatttttaatttaaaaattaattaaaattatacttaaatATAAACATTCAATAATATGCGGTATGtcattaaattatcaaatttacatataaattattaaattaccaTTAGACTATTAAATggattataaattaaaacaaataaaaattgaaagtatttaatatttatatattaattaattgtatatatatatatatatattttgtaattGACCTAACTGGGGTTTAAATTTTGACGTCACCCGAAAAGGATTCAGAGCAaataagctaaaaactcaaatttcAAATAACAATAATTTGATGCAGGttgtataatattataaatttttaaattctaaatccttttttttgtaattcggggtccatttgaaaatattatagTAGCTTTGATAAAAACATTTCCCATTAAAAAAGTTGGATATTAACGAGTTAAGAAAGAAGTTAGATTTCGGAAAATAAAAGCAAGAAGTTTGATTAGATCAAAACATAACCCTCCTTTTGTtattccccccccccccccccccaacaaattcattttttaaactATCCCCAACAAATTGATCGACTGATAAATCTTCGCTTGTGTTTTTTAGACGattgtttaataaaaatttctagCTTTGCTTTTCCGTTCGAAGTGATGAAATGAATAATATAAGCAAATTAGCAGCGTTGAAGgggacagagagagagagagtatgtttctgaaaaaaacaaaaagaaagagagagttagAAAGATAGGCCGTAAGTGGTGGTCAGAACATGGCGAGAGATATCGATGACCTGCCAAAAAACCTAGCCAACTACACTGCGTTGACGCCACTCTGGTTCCTCGACCGAGCAGCCACGATTCACCCAACCAGATCATCGCTTCTGCACGGATCCTTCCGCTACACTTGGCTCCAGACGTACAAGCGGTGCCGCCAATTGGCTTCCGCCCTAACCAAGCATTCCGTCGGCATCGGTAGCACTGTATTTCCCATTCCTCTATCTTTTGTTTGGTCCCCGACAGAACCAATGATAAAAGAATCCTTAATCCTTTTTTGCTCGTCTCTGTggccaacttttttttttttttttttttttttcaaaatctccccagaaaaaaaaggaaaaacgtGCACTTTTTTTCCATACctgtaaaaatttatataatctcCAGGAGGAAAAGCATAAGCCTACAAGTCGGAATTATTTGTTTTATAATTAAGTAACCGCCATATCATATGCAGGGAGAAAATTTTCACAATTCATTGCCACATTATAAGATTTGATAAGTTAGATTTGaccaaaaaaaaattgataaaatttgagcGTTGAACAAAATGattcaataaataatttgtgAATGAAAGACTGCTACATTAATTAAATGTAATCAAGTATGAATGTTCAGGTCGTACAGTTATTTTCAGCGTCATATGAAACTTTAGGATgattcatgtttttgtaaactgACCGGTGGGTGTTGATTATAGAAACAAGAATTTCAAGTTGATTGGATATGAATAACTATTATCTAATAACTTTTGTAACATGTTCCTCCTTTTGATGCTTGTATTGACTGATTGAAGATTAGGGTACTTTTTGGCATTGGAATTATTGGAAAAATGCATCTTTTAAGATGCAGTTGGTTCCCCGAGAGTGATACGTCAACCATTCTCTGTTGTACTGCTGTTCtagtatttttcattttctaactttttattttgaataacaGAACTCAACTGTGTGAGCAGCCTTTTATgcgttttaaattttatttattctatGAATTTTTTACATTCAGTTGTTTTGTGGTATCTTTCTCAAGAAGCTTTACATGCTTGAAATTTGATGATCGTGTATGACTGCTAAGGAATGTGTTTCTGTTGCATGATATTGAATCTTTTTTCCTGCAGttatttgaagcaaaaagtttCTGAAGACTTgcttgaaaaattaaatgacaGATGGTCCACGGAGCTTTTACTTTCCTCTCTTTATGGATTTGATTCATCTGCTGGATCCATTTCGTGCTTATTTGGGTTGTAACATGCCCTGCTGACAACTTATCTTTTTCTGATTTGCATTTTCAGGTGGCAATAATAGCACCAAATGTCCCTGCTATGTACGAAGCACACTTTGGAGTTCCAATGGCTGGAGCTGTGGTTAATTGTGTCAATATACGTCTGAATTCACCAACTGTAGCTTTTCTTCTAGGCCATTCAAAATCTGAAGTTGTGATGGTGGACCAAGAGTTCTTTTCACTGGCAGAGGAAGCTTTGAAAATATTGGCAGAAAGTGGAAATTCTTTCAAGCCTTCACTTTTGATTGTCATAGCTGATAAAAGCTGTGATCCTGGGGCTCTGAAACATGCTGTGGGAAAAGGGGCCATTGAATATGAGAACTTCCTTGAAAGTGGTGACCCTGATTTTGCTTGGAAACCACCAGAGGATGAGTGGCAAAGTATTGCTCTAGGTTATACGTCTGGAACAACGGCCAGCCCTAAAGGTGTGGTGCTGAGCCACCGAGGAGCCTATCTAATGTCCTTGAGTAATCCTCTAAATTGGGGGATGAATGAAGGGGCTGTATACTTGTGGACTCTACCGATGTTCCATTGCAATGGTTGGTGTTTCACTTGGGCTCTTGCAGCTCTTTGTGGGACAAACATATGCCTTCGACAGGTAATTCATTTGACTTGGTGGTGCATAATTGCTTGATAATATGGAAAAGCTTTCTGATTTTATAATGCAATCAATTGTGGGTTTCTATACTGTGTATGTTGATTTTATCCGGCTAAATTTTGCTCCACTCACATTTATGGGTTGTTTGGATGAGTGGAAAATAAGGGAGGAAGGAAAATGCGAGtggaaaataaagatattttccaCCTTCACTTGTTTGAATTTTggaaaggaagaaaataaaaggGGAGAGGAAATAAGCAAGGAAAATGTGAAGTGGGACCCATGATTAACTTTCTCTccaataatttattgaaattccatccttataataatttatttattaataaataaaaagggcAAAAAGGATATTTTACTATTAAGAAAACtacttttctattttattttccttccgATTATCCAAACAAACAAAAGAAGATAGTTTTTCGTTCACTTTTATTTTCCCTCCTTATTTTCCtccctttattttcttttctgaacATAGTGTTAATTGGTGGCCGATGGTATGCAAACTACCTGTGGGATAAATGATTTTCAGTTCCAACCACTAAAATGTTTATCCTTTTAGGTGGCTGTCAAATAGGCCTTTTGCCATGCAAAGGGAATAAAAGCGCTGCTTGAAAAAGCAGCGTGTATGTAACTGATGGTCAGGGGCCATTCTACATTGATTGCAAATAAACTTGTGTATTTCAACACAGTTCCTTGACATTCTCCCCTTTGCAGGCTGAGTTTTTTCTAAGTTTGGAGCAATACAATTAAAAGATATGAttataaatatgtatatatatttcaaaaacTATGTTTAATAGGTTTGTGAAGAATAGACATGCTGATCTCTTTAATTGTTCAGGTTACGGGCCTTTGGAAAACAGTAGGGCTCTTCTCATAGTAGCATTGTAGAAAAGAGTGGAAATTTTTAAATTGCTAGTCTTCTTGTTTCTTCTTTTAATGGCCAtaaaggtaattgggtattatATGAAAGAGTGGATTATTGTTTTAATCAAGATACATACCTCGCATAAAAGCTTGATTAGTATGGAGACATAAATATAGATAAGAAAGGACTTTAAGACAATTATTTAGATACAACTCAAAATTGCTTGTTTGGGATACTGAATTGCCACCACTCTCTCCTAATTCTACAGGTTACAGCCAGCGCTGTCTATTCTGCTATAGCAAATAATGGTGTCAGTCACTTCTGTGCTGCACCTGTTGTACTCAATACCATAGTGAATGCTCCTAAGGAGGAGACTATCTTACCTCTACCCCGTGTTGTACATGTAATGACTGCTGGTGCTGCCCCACCCCCTTCAATACTCTTTGCAATGTCAGAAAAAGGTTTCCGTGTAACACATACTTATGGTCTCTCAGAAACGTATGGCCCTTCCACCGTGTGTGCATGGAAGCCTGAGTGGGATACCGAGCCTCCCATAATCCAAGCCCGTCTAAATGCACGCCAGGGCGTTCGATACATTGGCTTGGAAGGCCTAGATGTTGTTGACCCTAAAACTATGAAACCTGTCCCTGCAGATGGAACCACCATGGGAGAAATAGTGATGAGGGGCAATGTTGTGATGAAGGGCTACTTGAAGAATCCAAAAGCCAATGAAGAAGCTTTTGCAAATGGGTGGTTTCATTCTGGAGATCTTGCTGTGAAGCATCCAGACAGCTATATAGAGATTAAGGACAGATCAAAGGACATTATCATCTCTGGAGGAGAAAACATAAGTAGCCTGGAGGTAGAAAATATACTGTACACACATCCAGCAGTATATGAGGTGTCGGTTGTGGCTAGGCCAGATCAGCAGTGGGGGGAGTCCCCTTGTGCTTTTGTGACATTGAAGCCAGAAGTTGACAAAACGAATGAAGGACGTTTGATTGAAGATATAATAAAGTTTTCCCGGTCGAAGATGCCTGCTTACTGGGTCCCAAAGTCCGTAGTGTTTGGACCATTGCCAAAGACAGCCACTGGGAAGATTCAGAAGCACTTGCTGAGGGCCAAGGCAAAAGAGATGGGCCCTCTCAAGAAAAGCAAGCTGTAATTATATTctgaatttaaaatgaataagtCATGTTCATCTTTGCCACCAAGATTCTGCAATCAACTCCCTTGTAATTTCTTCACTGAGCGTATACCTATTGCATGATCAGTGCTTTAGAGGTAGGATTTAAGTGCAGGACTAATGGGGCTACAGATACAATAGTGTCCATGTCTAAAGGAGTAGCTTGATTTGAATAAAGTCACCTTCATTATCTGTATGGAAGGTGTATCCCTGGATTTGTATTGCATTGCATTGCATTTAATTTGGAAAAACTCACTGGCGTGATAGTTCAATTGTTGTAAAGGAAATGTCACTAGTCTGTAGTTTTTAGTAAAAAGCAATGATTTCTCAAGAAAGTCAGGCCCAAAGGCCCAAAGCTTAGTTAAGTCTAAATATTTGGATCTTCCTTTGACTTCTGAAGTTGGGAATCTAAAGTACCCATCTCTGTGCCCTCATTAACGGTCCATTTTTAGTCCAATCGATCCCAAAAACCAGCCGAGCAAGGAAAGTGCAGGAAGGGAAAGAAAAGAGATAAAGAGTtggttggttggttggttgGGCGGGCTATCCGACAACGTCAGTGAATAGTGATGGTGTTTTTAAGGATAAGAATGTTGTATCCAATCAATGTGTGCCCCATATGCAACTGTTATGCCTTAAAAGCAGCTTTATCGTTCCAGATATGTTGGTCT
This window encodes:
- the LOC110602102 gene encoding acetate--CoA ligase CCL3, whose product is MARDIDDLPKLEANHMALTPLWFLERAATVHPTRTAVVHGSVHYTWQQTYQRCRRLASALSKRNIGAGSTVATIAPNVPAMYEAHFGIPMAGAVLNTVNIRLNASTIAFLLGHSKSAIVMVDQEFFPLAENALKILAEKDSHYNPPLLIVIADESCDPKSLKDALGKGAIEYDKFLESGDPDFAWKPPEDEWQSIALGYTSGTTASPKGVVLSHRGAYLMALSCAMIWGLNEGAIYLWTLPMFHCNGWCYPWSLAALCGTNICLRQVTAKAVYSAIANQGVTHFCAAPVVLNTIVNAPNEETILPLPRVVHVNTAGAAPPPSVLFAMSEKGFRVTHTYGLSETYGPSTVCAWKPEWDSLPPIKQARLNARQGVRYIGLEGLEVVDTKTMKPVPADGKTMGEIVMRGNLVMKGYLKNPEANKEAFANGWFHSGDLAVKHPDGYIEIKDRSKDIIISGGENISSLEVENVLYTHPAVYEVSVVAREDERWGESPCAFVTLKPGMEKSSEGSLAEDIIKFCRSKMPAYWVPKSVVFGPLPKTATGKIQKHVLRAKAKEMGPVKKSRL
- the LOC110600764 gene encoding acetate--CoA ligase CCL3 isoform X1 — its product is MARDIDDLPKNLANYTALTPLWFLDRAATIHPTRSSLLHGSFRYTWLQTYKRCRQLASALTKHSVGIGSTVAIIAPNVPAMYEAHFGVPMAGAVVNCVNIRLNSPTVAFLLGHSKSEVVMVDQEFFSLAEEALKILAESGNSFKPSLLIVIADKSCDPGALKHAVGKGAIEYENFLESGDPDFAWKPPEDEWQSIALGYTSGTTASPKGVVLSHRGAYLMSLSNPLNWGMNEGAVYLWTLPMFHCNGWCFTWALAALCGTNICLRQVTASAVYSAIANNGVSHFCAAPVVLNTIVNAPKEETILPLPRVVHVMTAGAAPPPSILFAMSEKGFRVTHTYGLSETYGPSTVCAWKPEWDTEPPIIQARLNARQGVRYIGLEGLDVVDPKTMKPVPADGTTMGEIVMRGNVVMKGYLKNPKANEEAFANGWFHSGDLAVKHPDSYIEIKDRSKDIIISGGENISSLEVENILYTHPAVYEVSVVARPDQQWGESPCAFVTLKPEVDKTNEGRLIEDIIKFSRSKMPAYWVPKSVVFGPLPKTATGKIQKHLLRAKAKEMGPLKKSKL
- the LOC110600764 gene encoding acetate--CoA ligase CCL3 isoform X2, with amino-acid sequence MVAIIAPNVPAMYEAHFGVPMAGAVVNCVNIRLNSPTVAFLLGHSKSEVVMVDQEFFSLAEEALKILAESGNSFKPSLLIVIADKSCDPGALKHAVGKGAIEYENFLESGDPDFAWKPPEDEWQSIALGYTSGTTASPKGVVLSHRGAYLMSLSNPLNWGMNEGAVYLWTLPMFHCNGWCFTWALAALCGTNICLRQVTASAVYSAIANNGVSHFCAAPVVLNTIVNAPKEETILPLPRVVHVMTAGAAPPPSILFAMSEKGFRVTHTYGLSETYGPSTVCAWKPEWDTEPPIIQARLNARQGVRYIGLEGLDVVDPKTMKPVPADGTTMGEIVMRGNVVMKGYLKNPKANEEAFANGWFHSGDLAVKHPDSYIEIKDRSKDIIISGGENISSLEVENILYTHPAVYEVSVVARPDQQWGESPCAFVTLKPEVDKTNEGRLIEDIIKFSRSKMPAYWVPKSVVFGPLPKTATGKIQKHLLRAKAKEMGPLKKSKL